aacactgcttatatactaatatactatactaacactgcttacatactaatatactatactaacactgcttatatactaatatactatactaacactgcttatatactaatatactatactaacattgcttatatactaatatactatactaacactacttatatactaatatactatactaacactgcttatatactaatatactatactaacactgcttacatactaatatactatactaacactgcttacatactaatatactatactaacactgcttacatactaatatactatactaacactgcttacatactaatatactatactaacactgcttacatactaatatactatactaacattgcttatatactaatatactatactaacactacttatatactaatatactatactaacactacttatatactaatatactatactaacactgcttacatactaatatactatactaacactgcttacatactaatatactatactaacactgcttacatactaatatactatactaacactacttatatactaatatactatactaacactgcttacatactaatatactatactaacactgcttatatactaatatactatactaacactacttatatactaatatactatactaacactacttatatactaatatactatactaacactacttatatactaatatactatactaacactacttatatactaatatactatactaacactgcttatatactaatatactatactaacactgcttatatactaatatactatactaacactacttatatactaatatactatactaacactgcttacatactaatatactatactaacactgcttatatactaatatactatactaacactacttacatactaatatactatactaacactgcttatatactaatatactatactaacactgcttatatactaatatactatactaacactacttatatactaatatactatactaacactacttacatactaatatactatactaacactgcttacatactaatatactatactaacactgcttatatactaatatactatactaacactgcttacatactaatatactatactaacactgcttatatactaatatactatactaacactgcttatatactaatatactatactaacattgcttatatactaatatactatactaacactacttatatactaatatactatactaacactgcttaaatactaatatactatactaacactgcttacatactaatatactatactaacactgcttacatactaatatactatactaacactgcttacatactaatatactatactaacactgcttacatactaatatactatactaacactacttatatactaatatactatactaacactgcttatatactaatatactatactaacactgcttacatactaatatactatactaacactgcttatatactaatatactatactaacactgcttacatactaatatactatactaacactacttatatactaatatactatactaacactgcttacatactaatatactatactaacactgcttacatactaatatactatactaacactacttatatactaatatactatactaacactgcttacatactaatatactatactaacactacttatatactaatatactatactaacactacttatatactaatatactatactatcaCTGCAATCACTACATGCAcacaattatataatattactactactactactactacatttaTGCTAATATACTATACTGCCACTATGTATATATTAATACAACATTTTATTACCACTTTTCTAgtctactaatactaatactatactaatCTACTTAGTGCATATTACATTTCATACTCTATAATATTACTATTAAATACTACTTTCACCTCTGTATACATACTCTAGTATGACTTATATGCCATATATATGCACTATACTATCTATATACTGTTTATACTTATAGTATGCTACTACTACCCCAGTAGTACTAATATATAAGCCATACTATTCTACTTATAcgttactatactatactataccactTCTTATGTGCCTTCTTACATATATACTATATTTTCACTCCATActatactactattacttcttgtgtaatacaataatatattaCCACTAATGTATGGACTAGTTTACCACATACAGCACTACTACTCATATACTATCAGTGCTTACAGTAGTATGTACATGTTTTTACTAAACTCTTTCCTGCTAGTCATTATACgatgttttactttttaatactgTGGTAgtacactatacagtatactaTTACATTACTAATACTAGTGTATTCATTCTACCATGCTATTACTCATAAACTATACTACCTCTAATACTAGATTTAATTTACTACAATATTTATGTGTCACTAATTACTGTATATTGGTGTATGATAACAGTGCAAAtaaaattctgtgtgtgtgtgtcagcttcACTCAGATTTGGATAAAGGAGATGGCTCTGTTAAATATATTCTATCAGGAGAAGGTGCAGGAACCACGTTCATACTGGATGACAGCACTGGtggggaaacacacacacacacacacacacacacacacccaaagcattttattttcattgtaataataatgtatgctcataattataataataacaccaccaccaacaacaacaactgtgtgtgtgtgtgtgtgtgtgtgtgtgtgtgtgtgtgtgtaggtgatatCCATGCTATACAGAGGCTGGACCGTGAGATGAAAGAGCACTACATCCTACGTGCTCAGGCCACTCATCGCCACACAGGCCGCGCCCTCGAACCCGAGTCCCGCTTCGTAGTCAAGATCCAGGATATTAATGACAACGAGCCCAAGTTCCTGGATGGACCCTACCAGGCCACCGTACCCGAGATGTCTCCTGTCGGTAGGTTGTTCAGCATTCAGTGTGCCTTTTTACTGCACCTCTCTTCTAAGACGGCCAAATGTCTCTCAACACGTCTCTCCGATTACACTGTAGGTACGTCTGTGATTCGGGTGACGGCGACGGACTCCGACGACCCATCGTACGGGAACAGCGCCCGagtggtgtacagtgttgtgaaaggGCAGCCGTATTTCTCAGTGGATCGACACACAGGCAAGATTAGCTTGGACATTAGCTAACTTTCTgctaaatctaaataaatagctaactagctagaaGATGCTGTAGTAGAAGTACAACATCTTCGACATATAATCGATTATAGACCCGTACAAACTACAGTATGTAGCTTAGCAAAAAAGTAAATTCATATATTTGTGTCACAGAATTGGttactttattataattaaaataaaccttttactgttttccctccttccctttgtattcagggttttttttaacacaacacaaatatatgtttaaaatataaataatagtcAACCATTTCCAGCATGAGAGCAGGGGGTGTGGGGGAGGGGCGAGGGGAGGAAGTCACATGATGAAAACGTGGTGTTTGACTGGTCAGATGCAGAATGTCTCCCACTAGAGGGCGGTGCTGTTCTGCTTTTCCTCAAGCTAGAGAAAATGGCTTCTTAGCCAGCGTTAGGAGTTTTCCTGCTGTACAAAATACTAAAATACAGACTTCCACTGAAAATGTTtatgatataaaatattttatacattttataaacaGTATTATAACAGCATTATAAGCTAATGGCATTTGCACTTTTTTGTGCTTAGTTTAAAAGtttttagagtcagaagctacCACTTTAATTAGCACATTATGTGAAAATGATAATgaaaacgtgcctaattttaaATCTCGTTTAGAGATTATATATTAGAGATATAGATAGTGATATAATGGAATTAAGCTGAGTTAAGAGGCTCGTCACACTCATCTTCCTGTCTCTGTCTATAGGTGAGGTGCGCGTGTCACTGCCTGATATGGATcgagaggtcaaaggtcaataTGAGGTCGTGATTCAGGCTAAAGACATGGCGGGGCAGCTGGGAGGTTTGGCAGGAACGACGACGGTCAACATTACTCTGAGCGACGTCAACGACAATCCTCCCCGCTTCACTCAGAGTGAGAACTTTAGCACTGATAACATTAATAATCAGAGGTACTACTCTCAGCACCCTGACGTTGACTTGCAGACGTACTTTTTACGCCGTTATAGTCAACGTTTAACGTTCTGGAATGTCAGTCAACAGCCGTTGACTTTTGTTTGTTGTGGATTTGACTGAACGTTCTTGAACGtcgctttctctctcagagCTGCACCAGATGAGCGTCCTGGAATCCGTACCCATTGGTACTGTAGTTGGCCATGTCCAGGCTCAAGATCAGGATTTAGGTATCAATGCGGAAATGCGGTACGGAGCGATCGACGGGGATGGACGAGACGTGTTCGACATCAGCGCCGACTCCACCAACACGTACGGGGTCATCACTGTCAAACAGGTACTCAGCAAGAGCTGTTCTAACTGCTGACGTTAGATCTTCAGTTCTCAACGTGGGTTTCTGTTTCAGCGTCTGGACTTCGAGACGGCGCGGAGCTACACTCTGAAAGTGGAGGCCGCTAACACACACGCCGACAAGCGTTTCTCTGCTAACGGGCCATTTAGCGATGTCGCCACAGTGCAGGTGAGTGTAGAGGACGTGGATGAGCCGCCGCAGTTCAGCGCCACACTTTATTATGCAGAAGTCCGTGAAGACTCTGAGATCGGCAGCGTGGTGATCGCCATCTCAGCCCGAGACCCCGACGCCGCTAACAACTCCGTACGGTGAGAGATGTTATACACGTGTCCCAAACAcccagtgtttgtttgtgtacagATATTTCATCACATATTAAACAAGGATCTCATAATCATACCTGATATGCTAATGAGTTAATTAGCATATATCACTCTCAGAGTGTACATTTTGTTCTAGTGTCTATGTGAATGAAATATTGAGATCACTAACTATAGTCATGTCTGTCTGTGGCTggttctgtgtgtctgtgtgtgcgtgtgtgtgtgcacgcagtTATATGATTGATCGTGTCAGTGATCCAGATCAGTATTTCTCAGTGGGCGTGTCCAATGGTTCACTGATGACTGTACTTCCGCTGGACAGAGAGGAAAACAGCTGGCATAATCTCACTGTAGTCGCCGTGGAGACAAGTGagcgcactcacacacacgtaaatCTATACAATTTTTGATTTTGACTCATGAATCACTGATTTTGACTCATGAATCACTGATTTTGACTCATGAATCTATCTGTAGGTGTTTTAAAAGCTATATAAAAGAAGGTAGGGAATCAGTaatttgaagtgtgtgtgtgtgtgtgtgtgcatgtgtgtgtgtgcgtgtgtgtgtgttagataacCCACTGAAGTCAGCGAGTGTATCTGTGGCTATAAGAGTTCTAGACGTCAACGATAATCCTCCATCATTAACTCATCATTACGAAGCTTTCTTGTGTGACAACGCAAGAGCAGGACAGGTTTGAACATTTTTGCATGTaaatacacacgtgtgtgtgttttgaatttgtgtgaactgaggtgtgtgtgtgtgtgtttctcagctgGTCCAATCATTAAAAGCCGTAGATGCGGACGAGCCAATAGGAGGACATCGTTTCCGTTACACTCTTCCTCCTGAAACACAGAAAAATCCCAACTTCACCCTCATAGATAATCATGgtaactgtctcactctccaacactcttcctgcttgtctgtctgtttatctgtctcattctctgtctgaATTTTCTGCCTgattgtctgtctcactctgtcagATAACTCTGCGAGGGTGCTGACGCGGCGGAGTGGCTGGGCGTCTCCA
This is a stretch of genomic DNA from Ictalurus punctatus breed USDA103 chromosome 13, Coco_2.0, whole genome shotgun sequence. It encodes these proteins:
- the LOC108273450 gene encoding cadherin-20, which produces MALWFLKRSGDFSTMITVMSLLALCQGDAGDEGTSVRALIREKRGWVWNQFFVLEEYAEDKPLYVGKLHSDLDKGDGSVKYILSGEGAGTTFILDDSTGDIHAIQRLDREMKEHYILRAQATHRHTGRALEPESRFVVKIQDINDNEPKFLDGPYQATVPEMSPVGTSVIRVTATDSDDPSYGNSARVVYSVVKGQPYFSVDRHTGEVRVSLPDMDREVKGQYEVVIQAKDMAGQLGGLAGTTTVNITLSDVNDNPPRFTQKLHQMSVLESVPIGTVVGHVQAQDQDLGINAEMRYGAIDGDGRDVFDISADSTNTYGVITVKQRLDFETARSYTLKVEAANTHADKRFSANGPFSDVATVQVSVEDVDEPPQFSATLYYAEVREDSEIGSVVIAISARDPDAANNSVRYMIDRVSDPDQYFSVGVSNGSLMTVLPLDREENSWHNLTVVAVETNNPLKSASVSVAIRVLDVNDNPPSLTHHYEAFLCDNARAGQLVQSLKAVDADEPIGGHRFRYTLPPETQKNPNFTLIDNHDNSARVLTRRSGWASPSVYHIPITVSDGGEPVQSSTHTLTVRVCQCDADRDVPSCRNAEPYTLPADLSTAALTTMLACGSIVLVMLVLMLFLSSSVKKTFPGDEEENVRENIVHYDDEGGGEEDTVAFDITKLWKTHTEALSYAELALNSSKRRHVDNKDIKPNIMLRQEKQPEIQSLSCYVSQTDANKYSTNANGSTVYDYVLAKLCQVDLDAKVPPYDSLQTYAYEGEGSIAESLSSLQSNDDNELDYDYLDEWGPRFHALAELYGTSESNF